The Mycolicibacterium mageritense genome contains a region encoding:
- a CDS encoding glycoside hydrolase family 38 N-terminal domain-containing protein, with translation MHVTSAETTELFAGSAETPLQLVRVAYTGASPGETVRVTGEGLSGEAAAEPGDGVVEVPVAVTGAVPGETRTARAADVAFEFTVAEPGWTMYMISHFHYDPVWWNTQAAYTSVWTEDPPGQCRQTHGFDLVAAHLEMARREPEYKFVLAEVDYLKPYWDAHPEDRADLRRFIADGRVEIMGGAYNEPNTNLTSPETAIRNFVAGMGFQRDVMGARPATAWQLDVFGHDPQFPGMAADAGLTSSSWARGPHHQWGPMQNDGDPERMQFPSEFEWIAPSGRGLLTHYMPAHYSAGWWMDSAASLTEAEASTYALFTKLKRVALTRNVLLPVGTDYTPPNKWVTQIHRDWNSRYMWPKFVCAVPSEFFAAVRAELSERGVEASPQTRDMNPIYTGKDVSYIDTKQANRAAEDAVLDAERFAVFAGLLGGAEYPQAAFAKAWVQLAYGAHHDAITGSESDQVYLDLLTGWRDAWELGTGARDNALALLSDAVDGAVVVWNSLAHNRTDIVTVRLDKPFDGAVVDTDGRYLPVLVEHGGLTVSWLARDVPSLGWRSYRFTEGRGSGWEPIAGTTIENDYCRLSVDPARGGGVDSVVHDGRELIADGAVGNELAVYDEYPAHPQAGEGPWHLLPKGPVVCSSEAAADEIRCYRSALGQRVVVRGRIGDLLRYTQTITLWQGLDRVDCRTTIDEFVGADKLLRLRWPCPVPGALPVSEVGDAVIGRGFGLMHDRGDSGRAVDSAHHPWTLDNPAYGWFGLSSAVRVRVGDAVRAVSVAEVVTPDTAAAPAARDLMVALARAGVTATCSRADKPRYGDLTVDSNLPDTRITLGGPDENSFTATVLAAADVSYSDELKRQLEQTGTARVWVPAAAPLIEQWVPGADLRAAAALPVLILIGDLGGVVDDLADAEIVVEQGAPAGAERFESHTVAVLNRGVPGFAVDPDGTLHTSLMRSCTGWPSGTWIDPPRRTAPDGSNFQLQHWTHTFDYALVSGPGDWRAARVAARGAEFNRPLLAVPAHGGGGGLPSWGSLLEIEPAGRVQLGALKATGNPLAAGSVRTTGPADGVTLRLVEMSGSTTDVTIRSGLRTVSAATHLNLLEEPGPQLAHADGLTLHGYQIATVATRLNLPQVLRADHRRLAPEAEAAQPLYARYWLHNRGPAPLGGLPAVAHLHPENVAAQPDSEIVLRLTAASDCTDASLHGRVRVLVPKGWAAGPAQLPFVLPPDEHLETDVVVRAPAGTEPGRYPVRVELAVTGSDSGSMPPSWRQVVEDVCIVTVGDGGGEVLKLVSEPQPIEVKAGETARLSATVGTDAAAGLTAEAHLISPWGTWEWMGPAAAGADVPARGTVEIGFDVTPPAWLEPGEWWALIRVGCAGRLLYTPAVKVAVR, from the coding sequence CTGGTGCGGGTGGCCTACACCGGGGCGAGCCCCGGCGAGACCGTGCGGGTCACCGGTGAAGGGCTGTCCGGCGAGGCGGCCGCCGAGCCGGGCGACGGCGTCGTCGAAGTGCCCGTCGCGGTCACCGGTGCCGTGCCGGGCGAAACCCGTACCGCGCGGGCCGCGGACGTGGCGTTCGAGTTCACCGTCGCCGAACCGGGCTGGACGATGTACATGATCAGCCACTTCCACTACGACCCGGTGTGGTGGAACACCCAGGCCGCCTACACCAGCGTGTGGACCGAGGATCCGCCCGGGCAGTGCAGGCAGACCCACGGGTTCGACCTCGTGGCGGCGCACCTGGAAATGGCGCGCCGCGAACCGGAATACAAGTTCGTGCTGGCCGAGGTCGACTACCTCAAGCCGTACTGGGATGCCCACCCCGAGGATCGGGCCGACCTGCGCCGGTTCATCGCTGACGGGCGCGTGGAGATCATGGGAGGCGCCTACAACGAGCCGAACACCAATCTCACCAGCCCCGAGACTGCGATCCGGAACTTCGTGGCCGGCATGGGTTTTCAGCGTGACGTCATGGGGGCGCGGCCCGCGACGGCGTGGCAGCTCGACGTGTTCGGGCATGACCCGCAGTTTCCGGGAATGGCGGCAGACGCCGGACTGACGTCGAGTTCGTGGGCGCGTGGACCGCATCACCAGTGGGGGCCGATGCAGAACGACGGCGATCCCGAGCGCATGCAGTTTCCCAGCGAGTTCGAATGGATCGCGCCGTCGGGGCGCGGCCTGCTCACGCACTACATGCCCGCGCACTACTCGGCGGGCTGGTGGATGGATTCCGCGGCGTCGCTGACCGAGGCCGAAGCCTCGACATACGCGTTGTTCACCAAACTCAAACGCGTCGCGTTGACCCGCAATGTGCTGCTGCCCGTCGGCACCGACTACACGCCGCCCAACAAGTGGGTCACGCAGATCCACCGGGACTGGAACTCCAGGTACATGTGGCCGAAGTTCGTGTGCGCGGTGCCGTCCGAGTTCTTCGCCGCGGTGCGCGCCGAGCTTTCCGAACGCGGTGTTGAGGCGTCGCCGCAGACCCGCGACATGAACCCGATCTACACGGGCAAGGACGTCTCCTACATCGACACCAAGCAGGCCAACCGGGCCGCCGAGGACGCGGTGCTTGACGCCGAACGGTTCGCGGTGTTCGCGGGCCTGCTCGGCGGGGCCGAGTACCCGCAGGCGGCGTTCGCCAAGGCCTGGGTGCAGCTCGCGTACGGGGCCCACCACGACGCCATCACCGGATCCGAATCCGACCAGGTGTATCTCGACCTGCTGACGGGTTGGCGCGACGCATGGGAATTGGGCACGGGCGCGCGCGACAACGCACTGGCGCTGTTGTCCGACGCCGTGGACGGTGCGGTGGTGGTGTGGAATTCACTGGCGCACAACAGAACCGACATCGTCACGGTGCGGCTGGACAAGCCGTTCGACGGTGCCGTTGTCGACACCGACGGACGGTATCTGCCGGTCCTGGTCGAGCACGGGGGCCTGACCGTCAGCTGGCTCGCGCGGGATGTGCCGTCGCTGGGCTGGCGCTCCTACCGGTTCACCGAAGGCCGGGGCTCCGGGTGGGAGCCGATCGCGGGCACCACCATCGAGAACGACTACTGCCGGCTGAGCGTCGACCCGGCACGTGGCGGCGGTGTCGATTCCGTCGTCCACGACGGCCGTGAGCTGATCGCCGACGGCGCTGTGGGCAACGAGCTCGCGGTCTACGACGAGTACCCGGCGCACCCGCAGGCCGGCGAAGGGCCGTGGCATCTGCTGCCAAAAGGGCCCGTGGTGTGTTCGTCGGAGGCCGCGGCTGACGAGATCCGTTGTTACCGTAGCGCGCTCGGGCAGCGTGTGGTGGTACGGGGCCGCATCGGAGACCTGCTGCGCTACACCCAGACCATCACCCTGTGGCAGGGGCTGGACCGGGTCGACTGTCGCACCACGATCGACGAATTCGTCGGTGCCGACAAGCTGCTGCGGCTGCGGTGGCCGTGTCCCGTTCCCGGCGCACTGCCGGTCAGCGAGGTCGGAGACGCCGTCATCGGCCGCGGTTTCGGGCTGATGCACGACCGCGGGGACAGCGGCCGCGCGGTGGACTCCGCACACCACCCGTGGACCCTCGACAACCCGGCCTACGGCTGGTTCGGGCTGTCCTCCGCGGTGCGGGTCCGGGTCGGCGATGCCGTGCGGGCGGTCTCGGTCGCCGAGGTCGTCACACCGGACACCGCGGCTGCTCCCGCAGCGCGTGATCTGATGGTCGCGCTGGCACGCGCCGGGGTGACCGCGACGTGCAGCCGCGCCGACAAGCCCCGCTACGGCGACCTCACGGTGGACTCCAACCTGCCCGACACCCGCATCACGCTCGGTGGACCGGACGAGAACTCTTTCACCGCAACCGTGCTCGCGGCCGCCGACGTGTCCTACAGCGACGAACTCAAGCGTCAGCTCGAACAGACCGGAACGGCCAGGGTGTGGGTGCCAGCCGCGGCGCCCCTGATCGAACAGTGGGTGCCGGGCGCCGATCTGCGCGCGGCGGCTGCCCTGCCCGTGTTGATCCTCATCGGTGACCTCGGCGGCGTCGTCGATGACCTGGCCGACGCGGAGATCGTCGTCGAACAGGGTGCGCCCGCCGGCGCCGAACGCTTCGAATCACACACCGTGGCGGTGCTCAACCGTGGCGTGCCGGGCTTCGCGGTCGATCCCGACGGCACCCTGCACACGTCGCTCATGCGGTCGTGCACCGGCTGGCCGTCGGGAACCTGGATCGACCCGCCCCGGCGTACCGCGCCCGACGGCTCCAACTTCCAATTGCAGCACTGGACCCACACATTCGACTACGCACTGGTCAGCGGTCCGGGTGACTGGCGCGCAGCCCGGGTGGCCGCGCGCGGCGCGGAATTCAACCGACCACTGCTCGCGGTGCCGGCACACGGTGGCGGAGGCGGCCTCCCGTCCTGGGGATCGCTGCTGGAGATCGAGCCGGCAGGCCGCGTGCAACTCGGCGCGCTCAAGGCGACCGGCAACCCGCTGGCCGCCGGCAGTGTCCGCACGACCGGTCCGGCCGACGGCGTCACCCTGAGGCTCGTCGAGATGTCCGGCAGCACCACGGATGTGACCATCCGATCCGGGCTGCGCACGGTCTCCGCGGCGACGCACCTGAACCTGCTCGAGGAGCCGGGGCCGCAGCTCGCGCACGCCGATGGGTTGACGCTGCACGGATATCAGATCGCGACCGTGGCGACGCGGCTCAACCTGCCGCAGGTGCTGCGGGCCGACCACCGCCGGCTGGCTCCCGAGGCCGAGGCGGCCCAACCGCTCTACGCCAGGTACTGGCTGCACAATCGTGGCCCCGCGCCGCTCGGCGGACTGCCTGCCGTCGCCCACCTGCACCCGGAGAACGTTGCCGCGCAGCCGGATTCAGAGATCGTGCTGCGCCTCACCGCGGCCAGCGACTGTACCGACGCGTCGCTGCACGGGCGTGTCCGGGTGCTGGTGCCCAAGGGCTGGGCCGCGGGCCCCGCGCAGCTGCCTTTCGTGTTGCCGCCCGACGAGCATCTGGAGACCGACGTGGTGGTGCGGGCGCCTGCCGGCACCGAACCCGGCCGCTACCCTGTGCGGGTCGAACTCGCGGTCACCGGCAGCGACTCGGGCTCGATGCCGCCGTCGTGGCGGCAGGTGGTCGAGGACGTCTGCATCGTCACCGTGGGTGACGGTGGGGGAGAAGTGCTCAAACTGGTGTCCGAGCCGCAGCCGATCGAGGTGAAAGCCGGTGAGACCGCCCGGCTTTCGGCGACCGTCGGCACCGATGCGGCCGCGGGCCTGACGGCCGAGGCGCACCTGATCAGCCCGTGGGGCACCTGGGAGTGGATGGGCCCGGCCGCGGCGGGCGCCGATGTGCCCGCCCGCGGCACGGTCGAGATCGGGTTCGACGTCACGCCGCCCGCCTGGCTCGAACCCGGCGAATGGTGGGCCCTGATCCGGGTCGGTTGTGCGGGGCGCCTGCTGTACACGCCCGCGGTGAAGGTCGCGGTCCGATGA
- a CDS encoding DUF7158 domain-containing protein, whose amino-acid sequence MTVAARVAGKPVPVTEIDRREAILRAGNRASALPRPGTSEGRQLRRWLTQLAVAERVVADEAAARCLVEDGAPTEDAVLPDTAARLEIGSVAASTLALPLARAVFADIGAAVVVTDADIAAYHARNPLRFATKCTVPHGWNTRPEAPPLHEVSDRIARLLRGAAQRRAFRLWLDARCAATVELAPGYEHPGDPRQPDNTHKH is encoded by the coding sequence ATGACGGTCGCGGCGCGGGTCGCGGGAAAACCGGTGCCGGTCACGGAGATCGACCGGCGTGAAGCGATCCTGCGGGCGGGCAATCGGGCTTCGGCGCTGCCGCGTCCCGGCACGAGTGAGGGCCGTCAGCTGCGGCGCTGGTTGACCCAGCTCGCGGTGGCCGAGCGGGTGGTCGCCGACGAGGCGGCGGCTCGGTGCCTGGTCGAGGACGGCGCTCCCACCGAGGATGCGGTGCTGCCCGACACCGCGGCGCGGTTGGAGATCGGCAGCGTCGCGGCCTCGACACTGGCCCTCCCGCTGGCCCGTGCGGTGTTCGCCGACATCGGCGCAGCCGTCGTCGTCACCGACGCCGACATCGCCGCCTACCATGCCCGCAACCCGCTGCGGTTCGCCACGAAATGCACTGTGCCGCACGGGTGGAACACGAGACCCGAGGCGCCCCCGCTGCACGAGGTGTCCGACCGCATCGCGCGGCTGCTGCGCGGGGCCGCCCAGCGGCGCGCCTTCCGGCTGTGGCTCGATGCCCGCTGCGCGGCCACGGTCGAACTCGCACCCGGCTACGAGCACCCCGGTGACCCCCGCCAGCCCGACAACACCCACAAACACTGA
- a CDS encoding ROK family protein: MTLTLALDIGGTKIATGLVDPDGTLVYQAKLPTPDGDAETVWAVVEQLLAETLAAADGTVRGVGVASAGPIDLPSGTVSPINITEWQRFPIVQRVESATGLPVRLGGDGLCMALGEQWRGAGQGAEFLLGMVVSTGVGGGLVLDSAPYDGRTGNAGHVGHVIVDPDDGTLCTCGAHGCVETVASGPNMARWARGQGWDAPPEADAKELADAALAGEPVALKAFQRGARAIAAMIASVGAVCDLDLVVIGGGVAKSGELLFGPIRAALVSYAGLDFLREMRVVPAALGGDAGLVGAAALLRG; encoded by the coding sequence ATGACCCTCACCCTCGCGCTCGACATCGGCGGAACCAAGATCGCCACCGGGCTCGTCGACCCCGACGGCACCCTGGTGTACCAGGCCAAACTGCCCACTCCGGACGGCGACGCCGAAACCGTGTGGGCCGTCGTCGAACAACTGCTCGCCGAGACGCTGGCAGCGGCCGACGGCACCGTGCGTGGCGTAGGGGTCGCGTCGGCCGGTCCCATCGACCTGCCGAGCGGCACCGTCAGCCCCATCAACATCACCGAGTGGCAACGCTTTCCGATCGTGCAGCGGGTCGAGTCGGCGACCGGGCTGCCCGTGCGCCTCGGTGGCGACGGGCTGTGCATGGCGTTGGGGGAGCAGTGGCGCGGCGCGGGGCAGGGCGCTGAGTTCCTGCTCGGCATGGTGGTCTCGACCGGTGTCGGTGGCGGCCTGGTGCTCGACAGCGCACCGTATGACGGGCGCACGGGCAACGCGGGCCACGTCGGGCATGTCATCGTCGACCCCGACGACGGCACCCTGTGCACGTGCGGCGCCCACGGGTGCGTCGAGACCGTCGCGTCCGGCCCCAACATGGCGCGCTGGGCCCGCGGGCAGGGCTGGGATGCGCCGCCCGAGGCCGACGCGAAAGAGCTCGCCGACGCCGCGCTCGCGGGTGAGCCCGTGGCGCTGAAGGCATTTCAACGTGGGGCGCGGGCCATCGCGGCGATGATCGCCTCCGTCGGCGCGGTGTGCGACCTCGATCTCGTGGTGATCGGTGGCGGCGTCGCCAAATCGGGCGAGCTGCTGTTCGGACCGATCAGGGCGGCTTTGGTGTCTTACGCGGGACTGGATTTCCTGCGGGAGATGCGCGTGGTGCCCGCCGCGCTCGGCGGCGATGCCGGGCTGGTGGGTGCGGCCGCTCTCTTGCGGGGCTGA
- a CDS encoding winged helix-turn-helix transcriptional regulator: MAVSKKEIGDCPIDATLSVIDGRWKGTILWRLCDGPMRTAELRRSIPDITERMLIRHLHELVADGIIDRHDAGTIPPCVHYSISEYGMTLAPVLQSLCDWGRVHMRRETRKAQPRKRAAAPTSPASPPSAAGTTRISRRKSSPA, translated from the coding sequence GTGGCGGTGTCGAAGAAGGAGATCGGTGACTGCCCGATAGACGCGACGCTTTCGGTCATCGACGGCAGATGGAAGGGCACCATCCTGTGGCGGTTGTGTGACGGCCCCATGCGCACGGCCGAGCTCCGGCGCAGCATTCCCGACATCACCGAGCGCATGCTCATCCGGCATCTGCACGAGCTGGTGGCCGACGGCATCATCGACCGTCACGACGCGGGCACCATCCCGCCGTGCGTGCACTACTCGATCTCGGAGTACGGCATGACGCTGGCGCCCGTGCTGCAGAGCCTGTGCGACTGGGGCCGCGTTCACATGCGGCGCGAGACGCGAAAGGCTCAGCCCCGCAAGAGAGCGGCCGCACCCACCAGCCCGGCATCGCCGCCGAGCGCGGCGGGCACCACGCGCATCTCCCGCAGGAAATCCAGTCCCGCGTAA
- a CDS encoding DUF1772 domain-containing protein: MEQIVQILAIVVTGPLVGVEFGVAAFLNPILGRLPDEAYRQARGAGSRIFGTVMPFWYCTAAVLLIAATLINPGLPLIAAVVLMGAVMVLTLTTLVPINNRIAAWAGGPADTAAAPPELAHRWDRLHRVRVALLAVLLVLVVTAAVAGLD, translated from the coding sequence ATGGAACAGATCGTGCAGATCCTTGCCATCGTGGTCACCGGACCGCTCGTCGGCGTCGAGTTCGGGGTCGCGGCATTCCTCAACCCGATCCTCGGGCGGCTGCCCGACGAGGCCTACCGGCAGGCCCGCGGCGCCGGCAGCCGGATCTTCGGGACCGTGATGCCGTTCTGGTACTGCACCGCGGCGGTCCTGTTGATCGCGGCCACGCTGATCAACCCCGGCTTGCCGCTCATCGCCGCGGTGGTGTTGATGGGTGCGGTGATGGTGCTGACGCTCACCACGCTGGTGCCGATCAACAACCGCATCGCGGCCTGGGCGGGCGGACCTGCCGACACCGCCGCTGCCCCGCCCGAGCTGGCGCATCGCTGGGATCGGCTGCACCGGGTGCGCGTGGCACTGTTGGCGGTGCTGCTCGTGCTGGTGGTGACGGCTGCGGTGGCAGGGCTCGATTAG
- the rplJ gene encoding 50S ribosomal protein L10: MAKADKATAVADIAEQFKESTATVVTEYRGLTVAHLAELRRSLGDSATYTVAKNTLVKRAASEAGIEGLDELFAGPTAIAFVKGEPVDAAKAIKKFAKDNKALVIKGGYMDGRALSIAEVEKIADLESREVLLAKLAGAMKGNLSKAAGLFNAPASQVARLAAALQEKKAAEEAA, from the coding sequence ATGGCCAAGGCTGACAAGGCCACGGCGGTTGCCGACATTGCCGAGCAGTTCAAGGAGTCGACGGCCACCGTCGTCACCGAGTACCGCGGGCTGACCGTGGCACACCTGGCTGAGCTCCGCCGTTCCCTCGGCGACTCCGCCACGTACACCGTCGCCAAGAACACTCTGGTGAAGCGCGCCGCTTCCGAAGCCGGCATTGAAGGCCTCGACGAACTGTTCGCCGGCCCCACGGCGATCGCGTTCGTCAAGGGCGAGCCGGTCGACGCCGCCAAGGCGATCAAGAAGTTCGCCAAGGACAACAAGGCGCTCGTCATCAAGGGCGGCTACATGGACGGCAGGGCGCTGTCCATCGCCGAGGTCGAGAAGATCGCCGACCTGGAGTCCCGCGAGGTGCTGCTGGCCAAGCTGGCAGGCGCCATGAAGGGCAACCTGTCCAAGGCTGCCGGTCTGTTCAACGCGCCCGCTTCTCAGGTGGCCCGGCTCGCTGCCGCGCTGCAGGAGAAGAAGGCCGCCGAGGAAGCCGCTTAA
- the rplL gene encoding 50S ribosomal protein L7/L12: MAKLSTEELLDAFKEMTLLELSEFVKQFEETFEVTAAAPVAVAAPGAAPAAAEAAEEQSEFDVILESAGEKKIGVIKVVREIVSGLGLKEAKDLVDSAPKPLLEKVAKEAADDAKAKLEAAGATVTVK; the protein is encoded by the coding sequence ATGGCCAAGCTGTCCACCGAAGAACTGCTCGACGCGTTCAAGGAAATGACCCTGCTGGAGCTCTCTGAGTTCGTGAAGCAGTTCGAGGAGACCTTCGAGGTCACCGCCGCCGCTCCGGTCGCCGTTGCCGCCCCCGGTGCCGCCCCGGCCGCCGCCGAGGCCGCCGAGGAGCAGTCGGAGTTCGACGTCATCCTCGAGAGCGCCGGCGAGAAGAAGATCGGCGTCATCAAGGTCGTCCGCGAGATCGTCTCCGGCCTGGGCCTGAAGGAAGCCAAGGATCTCGTCGACAGCGCCCCCAAGCCGCTGCTCGAGAAGGTCGCCAAGGAAGCCGCCGACGACGCCAAGGCCAAGCTCGAGGCCGCGGGCGCGACGGTCACCGTCAAGTAG
- a CDS encoding ABC transporter ATP-binding protein — MAGVSIEVNGLSKSFGSSKIWEDVTLTIPAGEVSVMLGPSGTGKSVFLKSLIGLLRPERGSIIIDGTDIIQCSAKELYEIRTLFGVLFQDGALFGSMNIYDNTAFPLREHTKKSESEIREIVMEKLEIVGMPNDGHKFPGEISGGMRKRAGLARALVLDPKILLVDEPDSGLDPVRTAYLSQLLIDINAQIDATVLIVTHNINIVRTVPDNIGMLYRKHLVMFGPREVLLTSDEPAVKQFLNGRRIGPIGMSEEKDEATAAAEQAALDAGHGDGGVEEVEGVPPQITVTPGMPVRQAVARRQARVREILHTLPPAAQAAILEDLNNTSGQTQQAAPLPQNYDEPTARHQRTADDEPTGVIEVPGKS, encoded by the coding sequence ATGGCTGGCGTCAGTATCGAAGTAAATGGGCTGAGCAAGTCCTTCGGATCCTCGAAGATCTGGGAAGACGTCACGCTGACGATCCCCGCCGGTGAGGTCAGCGTCATGCTGGGCCCGTCGGGTACCGGCAAGTCGGTGTTCCTGAAGTCGCTGATCGGTCTGCTGCGCCCGGAGCGCGGCTCGATCATCATCGACGGCACCGACATCATCCAGTGCTCGGCCAAGGAGCTCTACGAGATCCGGACGCTGTTCGGGGTGCTGTTCCAGGACGGCGCGCTGTTCGGCTCGATGAACATCTACGACAACACGGCCTTCCCGCTGCGTGAGCACACCAAGAAATCCGAGAGCGAAATCCGTGAGATCGTCATGGAGAAGCTCGAGATCGTGGGTATGCCCAACGACGGTCACAAGTTCCCCGGCGAGATCTCCGGCGGTATGCGTAAGCGCGCCGGTCTGGCCCGGGCCCTGGTGCTCGACCCGAAGATCCTGCTCGTCGACGAGCCGGACTCCGGTCTCGACCCGGTTCGTACCGCTTACCTGTCGCAGCTGCTGATCGACATCAACGCGCAGATCGACGCGACCGTGCTGATCGTGACGCACAACATCAACATCGTGCGCACGGTGCCGGACAACATCGGCATGCTCTACCGCAAGCACCTGGTCATGTTCGGTCCTCGCGAGGTGCTGCTGACCAGTGACGAGCCGGCCGTCAAGCAGTTCCTCAACGGCCGCCGTATCGGCCCCATCGGCATGTCGGAGGAGAAGGACGAGGCGACCGCGGCCGCCGAGCAGGCCGCGCTCGATGCCGGTCACGGCGACGGTGGTGTCGAGGAGGTCGAGGGCGTGCCGCCGCAGATCACCGTCACCCCAGGTATGCCGGTGCGTCAGGCCGTCGCGCGACGTCAGGCGCGCGTGCGCGAGATCCTGCACACCCTGCCGCCCGCCGCCCAGGCCGCGATCCTCGAAGACCTCAACAACACCAGCGGCCAGACGCAGCAGGCGGCCCCGCTGCCGCAGAACTACGACGAGCCGACCGCTCGCCATCAGCGGACCGCCGACGACGAGCCCACCGGGGTGATCGAGGTTCCTGGGAAGAGTTAG